The Vidua macroura isolate BioBank_ID:100142 chromosome 2, ASM2450914v1, whole genome shotgun sequence DNA window GGTTAAATTAAGCATGTGGACCCATTCAGGGCACTGACTCCTTCTTTGACTGAGAATTGGCCCTATCCAAAAGGTTGTTCCATCAAGCAGGACTGAAGGAATTATGCAACTGTTCACTTGCCATTGTTTTCTCCTCACTTCTTCATCTGATTGAAGCACAGTGTGggatttccttttcttgtggttctgtaattattttaggTTATCTTGGCACAGTCATGCAGTTGTTCTGTGGGAGTGTTACAGGCTTTGAAAGGGTAAGATGGGGACTCACTgaaaaaaggagggagggagaccagaaaataaaatttgaggAATGGAAACTAGGACAAGATGAGGAGCAATGCAAAGGAGTTGAAGTGCAGCTCTTGGTGAAAAAAAGACACAAGTGCCAGAAGACTTACAATCTTCTCCTTTTAACTCTATGGGATTTGGTgtagtttttattattttattgttttcccatttgttttggtgtgggttttttcactGTGCTACTGAACTGGAGTTTTGAGGTTTTACTAGAAAACAGGATAATCCAAAATTAACTGCTGTGGTTACTTtgctaaagaatttttttttttttgcccccccTCCTTATTTCTTCCTCAGACTTACCTAGTTAGGAAGAGCTGACTGCTAAAGAGAAAATGACATCTCTAGAAAAAGGTAGGTTGTTCACAAGACATCTAAGCAGACTGGATTAATAAGTACTTTAACTAGAATTCTAAACACCAGAGTTACACTGTATACCAGGctcctttcatttaaaattactcCTTTTATGTAGCTATGAGGAAGTAGTAGTGTGACTTCATTATTGCAGTGAAAACCAGAGCTGCCTGAATGGAACAGCAATTGAATGTAGTTTTTCTAATCCAGCTTGATATTGAAAAATAAGTTTGTCACTGGTACTGTGATCTGTCTGTACACTTGTCTGACAGCCTCCTCTGGTATTTAGAACCTGTTGGTACTGATTTAGCAAACTTGAAACTAAGCCAATATGTGTTATTACAGCACTTTTGAAATCCATTAATATTTGGATAGAAGACACAAGCTCACATTACTGCCTGCAGtatgagaaaaaaagcagtatGTGTAGCCATGCCCTCAGAAACTTTTTATCTCTTGCCCATTGTGAGGAATCTGCACTACAATAATAATTCATTCAGCTGAAAACTTAGAGgacttaaataaaattaatttcagtaaatGTCATGTATATTGGGGACTATGGAGCAGAATGCAGCATTATTGGGAATGCTGGAGTCTATAGTTcagaaatggagcagaactggaTTGTTGGCTTTTCTTAAACCTTCACTTGGGCAACTAAAACATGTTAATACTTGAAAGTCTGCTAAACTTCTTAAGGTGTCAGTAGCTGTCTGGGTAGTAGCTTCTTGCTTCATTTgcttcttgctttttaaatgaaactgcTCTGATTCTGCCAGCTCCCAAaacctgattttgttttcagccTATGAGTAATGTtgtcaagaattttttttttccaagaaagcTCTTTTTTGTGTCTGCATTTAATCCTGTATGGcagcaagaaattaaaattaatgcaatTCAGATCAGTGTTTGTGTCTTGTACTGCTGTTGTTAATGAGCAATGCACATTTGAGTAAGGACTTACTTGAGCAAGGGCTTACTGTGAGTGTTTGGTGAGACACTGGACCAGGttcccagggaagttgtggatgcctcatccctggaagagttcaagaacaggttggacagggccgtgagcaacctggtgtagtggaaggtgttcctgcccacagcaggggtgttggaacaagatgatcctgaaggtcccttccaatccaaagcATTCTATGGTTTTCTGACTTGTGCTTGATAATCACTGCTGCAATGGACTGTTTGACACATGCAGTGTAGAATTAAAATCTCTAACTTTGAAGTACAGAAATTAAGGGAAGACTTACAATGACACTATAACCAAGTGAAAGGTGGTAAACTTTTCCTCCACAATTTCTAAATTTCAGTTGATTATGCCTCAGCACCCATTCGAGGACCTGGAGATGGCATGGAAACAGAGCAAACAGCTGGAGCAGTGGAAGTAATCACTGGAGCCAACACTGCCAGCCATCACACTCACCACAGCCCCCATAAAAAGACAGCTTCTTCCCTGAGTCCTGGagttctgcagctgggaaaagtACATGCAGATAAATCAGTGGAGATTGAAGCTATTAGAATATTAGTCCCCAAAGCAGCCATCACTCATGTTGTTCCAACTAAAAATGCTAAGGTAGCTAAATCTGTGAGACATAAAGGAGACACATTTCATCAGTCAGATGGAGCCACAGATCCCAAGAAAGAACAGATAgagctgaaaactgaaattgAAAAGCTAAAGAATTCAGAAAAGCGGTTGTTACAAGATAAAGAAGGTCTCTCTAATCAGCTGCGTATACAGACAGAGGTAAGAAATTAAAGGTGTTTTCTCTCCCACAGGTGAAGTGTTTTGGTTTGTATAAGGAGTTTGTGAATGTGAGCTAAGAGAACTGATATGACACTCAAGCGTTAAAACAAATAGGTTcctgtccaagactgagcaccaagatgtttcctattaccatccgagtagcagttgcatctggacagttttccttatctcctgttaatgggcccatcaatgtcttgccacatgactcagagataacactctccaggagccagttctgtttaacaggtgattaagaacacaccttgtgactcaaaataacatcagcccattgtgagatgctctgcccagggagagaagctaggcattcccacctggataaatccagggatttctagacagaaaagcagcctttccacaggtttctgagaagacacagcaaccacatctgccactccaatttggactgctaccagcacgctggccaaaggggtgtcaggttgtattctgactttgtcagtggtcttccttttgtatcattgcatgtatttttggtttttttttttttttcttttcctaataaattgtatttctgacttggagtctctcgctggttttgctttcaaaccagaacagttCCCTTTTGAACTTACCTGCTGAAATGTAGAGTAGAAGTACATCAAAGTATTCCATTGCTGCTTCTCTGACAACAGATGAAAGAGTCAAAGACTTAGCTAGGAGAAACACACCAGATAGTTGCGAGGAAATTAATCTTTCATGAGGAAAGACTTTGCTTCTTAATCACTAAGTGATAAGTGTTATGCCTTAGAAGGGTTGACTATAACTTCCTATTTCATACAACTGTGGATGTCTTGTCTAATCATTTGTTATCTTACTGATTCAGGAGTTGAATACTACTGAAACTTTGTTTCCTGCAGTAGGCATTCATTCTTCCACTTTGACTGTTAGAATTTAAACAAGAATGTGTTGGACATGCATTAGGCTCAAATGTTTATGCTTGCCTGGATATGTCCCATTCTGGAAAGAGAAAGACAATTTACTGTTGGTAATTTGGAATAAGTTGCACTGCATTCCTAGGAGTGTTTATTCTCTATTGATAGTTACAAGGGAGTCTGGTCTAATTCCAGATCAATCGGGAGTTGAAGAAATTACTTGTTGCTTCTGTTGGGGACGATCTGCAGTATCACTTTGAACGGATGGCTCGTGAGAAGAATCAGCTCATCCTAGAAAACGAAGTCCTGGGCCGGAATATGGCTCAGTTGTCAGAACAATTGGAGCGCATGTCTATACAATGTGATGTGTGGAGAAGCAAATTCCTAGCAAGCAGGTATTCCCTCTCATGGAGCTGTCCTAACAGCATTCTATTTCAGTCTTTCATCACATACACTCATTGCAGTGTGCTTACATATGCAGAGGACAGCCACAACAGCCATAGTGATACCTACTATGAAATCTGAGAATACAGGAAAGGTATAAAGAAAGTAAGCTCCTTGTAAATCTGAATAGTCCTGCTTTTCAGAGGTAATACAGTGAATCCTAAACCTCCTAAAACCTCAACTACAGCTCTTGTCAAGAAAGCAAGAGAAGCTCTTAATTTTGATAAAACTGCATGCAGTTTAGATATAAAAATGTCTTCTAAGGCAGCTGACTTTTCTTACAGGTAGTTGATTTTCATCCCCAACCCCCCTCCAGTATGATACAGTCATCAATTTGAGAAGAAGCTGATGTGTTTAAGAGCTCTGCTTATAGTGAGTCAGGGATCTACTGTAGAAGAAAGAGTAGGGGGACCTCTTTATCAAACACTGGTTGTGTTACTGCTCAGGACTTTACTGTTACTTCTTTAACCATAAAAGCAGGTCTGAAAGTCAAAATCTCATTTGACAATGACTTTAAACTTGCTTAGTTGTCTTACCAGATCTGTAAATAGCGTTCtaggatttttaattttctactaTACTTGGATATAACTGACTGAATTATGATGCTTAATGCATATCACAAAAGACCTTACTACTTGAAGGAAATGGCAATAGAATACAGTCTCCTCTCTTTAATTTGCTGGAGAATGTTCAGCATATGGGGTGAATGGTAACTTGTGTAATATATGGGGTGTAATGGTACTTCTAAGTCCTAACTGAGCAAGAGTTACTAGGCAAACTTGGGTGTTTTTAACATTATGAGGAGTTCTGAAATCAGAGCTGTGAGTCTTAGCAGTGTGGTTAAAGTAACACTCTTCAATATTGTAACATTCTGGTTCATTTTTATCTCGTATTTCTAACTGGTGGTTGTTTAAATGTCATTCTGGTTTTTGCACTTGGAATATCATAGGCATTTGAAATGCCTGCTGGAGGGACAGTGCCAAGCTTCATGGCATAGCAAAATGTGACAACAGCTGTCCCCTTTGTAGCTCTTAAACACTCATATCTGGCATCTGGTGATTGCCCCTGAGTAGGGCAAAGAGGTAAATGAATGCAGTCTATAGCCATAGCTTCCATTTTTAGAGAAGAGTGAACAGATGTGATTACAACATACTTGTGAGAATTgttagtaaaagaaaaatgtatttagctttttctttcacaggatCCTTGTCAATGTATACTTTCCCAAGGTGTTTTGAAATGTCTGTTACTAGATTTGTATTAAGTGACCTGAGATTGTTTAAACTCAGTCAAAACATAATCTTGCACTGATGTTGGCTGTAGCTGAACAGAAATTATTCTTAATTAGGTTGATATAGGCTCTGCAtgggggaggggacagagaaCAGCAGCTTAATACTCAGGTTGAGCAGAGAAATTATGGTCTGTAGTAGAAAAAAGTAACTTTCAAGCTGTTCACTTGCACTACTGACTGGAGATTTCCTTTGCAGGGTGATGGCTGATGAGCTCACCAATACCAGAGCAATTCTTCAGCGCCAAACGAGGGATGCACAAAGTGCAATCCAGGACTTGCTGAATGAACGCGATCAGTTCTGTCAAGAGATGATTGATACACACAAGTATGATTTTTCTAATCCAGACTACCTCTATGCAAACTTCATTTTTGTCAGTTTATTTTAGGCTAGAGGAGAATCAAATAACTTTCCCCTCTTCCAGTGATACTCAAAAAATATGCTAATGTATATAGTATGGTCACTTTTCAGTCTTAGAGCTGAAAGAGTAAAAGTAATAGAATGCTTTCTTCATTCCCAGAGGTCTGAGTTCATAAGGGTAATAAACTATGGAACTGACATCTCTCACATCCTTAggctttctttctttaattactTACTGTCTTGACTTCAAGTCTTCTCTGTTTCCTTCCAAAATACCAAAGAGGAGATTCTTCTACCTACATGGACTTTACAGTGCTTATTCTGCCAGATGTCAAATAAGTGTTCCCAGGATTAATGTCCTGTGTTGGTGAGGCCTTGCCTTGGAGAATAGCCCATTTGTCTCCTTGTtcttaaacacttttttttgtccatttctTTGGTTTAAGATTTAGCTTATGCAGTAAACCTTGGGAAGAGATGATTCCTCTGAAGTGTGCTGGGTGCTGATTATATATTATAGAATACAAAGCCCACTAACAgtgcttctttcctttctgcacaGGTTGCTGGAGGAGCTCATGGTTTCTCTTCAGTGGGGGAGACAACAGACATACTATCCTAGTGCCCAGCCTTACACTACAACAGAGTTAGCAGCTGTGAATTGTAAGCTAGCCAAAACTGTAAGCTCACATCTTCTAGGAAATGTTGGCACTAACAGTCCAAAAAAGACTTCGACAGCTGTGGAGTTTTGCAATACCCCTGCTGAGAAAATGGCTGAAATGGTAAGAACTCTTGATGCATGTTAATCTTTATATTAAGGTTCTGGGTAAACAGATACTTAATTTTCAACTTGGAAAAGAGATGACAAATGGCTTTTGAGCAGAAATCCTTCCTAGCTCTTAGAGAAGGAGAAAGCCCATTAAGCTGTATAAAGAACATTTCAGTGTCAATTTTTCCATCCTTAGATGCTACGTGTACTGGATCCAGCTGCACATCCAGAAACATCAAcagaagtttctttttctgagacTTCTAcaccttctttcctttccacaAAGAAAAGTATTGGAAGGTTTCACCCATATACAAGATACGAAGATGTCACCTTCAATTGTTGCAATCACTGTCAAGGAGAGCTGATAGCCCTTTAAAAACCCAGCCAAGGCAGCTGCACATGCACTCTTTCTGAAGAATTACACTAGCTGATGTTCAGCAGGCTTCCCTTTGTCCTTTTTCCATAATGGGTGGATTTGCCATTGGAAATTATACAGTTTCTGCTTCTCTACCTCTTGAAGTTAGGGATTGACAGGATTTCCATAGTCTCTGGGATACTTCTACTACTTCTCAATGGGGAAAACTACTTATTTTCTTATACAGAGGCAAGACAAAAAACATTATGCTGGTCCAACTTATAGAGCATAGAGATGCTCTTgactatttaatatttatagtCCTCTTAGCAAATGTTAATGAATTTCTCTTTAGAGGGAGACAGAAGTGTAACCGCACCAAAAGCAAATGAAGTGCTTATCAGTTAtgtctaaatttaaaaataaaataatggcaAATGGTCAGttacatgcttttttttctttaattttagcCAAGGTGATGAACTGCCCTCAAGTCTATGTTCTACCTTTTAAATTTAGTTATAAAAAGGAGTATGTGCAATGATTCTTCATAGCTGTAAGTTCTGAAAGCAAGAGTATACACAATGTCAGCCCTCCAGTCAAGGGGGAGATAAAGCTTGAATGAACTCTAGCTATAATATATAAGTAGTAACTGCTTTCAATTGAGTTCTAGAAAACTCTATGAGACGAGgtttttcttgtgtttccatAGAGCTGAAATAATGGCTTTTCCATTGTTTCAGCTTCTGGAGTGAAGCTGCAGTGTAGTTGATCCTCAGCAAAGGCAGATTGACATACTTCCTTTAGTACATAGCATTGAATTCTGGCCTGGCATTAGGACTCAGTCCCTGCCCAAGGTCTTCCTGAGTATTATGGGAAGGTGAAGATAAGCAGTAAGTTTGCATAggtactgtttaaaaaaaagtatttttttacttgTATGGTTTTATAATCTTGATGTAGATTTGACATAGGTTTGAAGAGAACTTTCAGGAGACAATCTGTTAAATCCAAAGAAGCCTATTTAAGTTTCTTAGTTTCACCCCCAAATTTACCATATGAAGCTGTCTAGTTTAGGGAAAAGGTTTCTGAAATGGTTGCTTTTACTCAATTTTCCTTTGAATCTCATACCCATGATCAGAATATGTAAGCTGTAAGTTCCTGCTGTTGCTGGCCCTGATTTGGTTTACATGAAGAAAGCTACAATAAATTTCCTTTGCTTGCTTTCAAGTTGCAATTGTGGATTTAATGAAGTCACATTTCTGACCCTGTTTTCTCTGTAGCATAAACAGAACTGTATGACATTGAACCGTAAAACCCTTCACTCTGCTGGTGTGAGGCAATGAACAGAGAAGCACCTCTTATTTAGTTTTCTACAATTATGGAGGTGGTGTGTGTGAACCTTTGCAAACATTCCTCCTGGATTTGCTTGCTAGACACAGGAAGTTCTTCGTGCCTTTGGTGTCAGGGAAAGGTAGTGGAAGGAGGAAGGCACCTGTTACTTATGTGTCCCATTAGCAcgtgaaattttcattttgtgtccATGCTTGCTCTCTATGCTGGCAAAAGCTGCAACAGAGCAGCCTCCAGTCTAACACCAGTGCTCTCAATGTGCCTGTAAGTAGCTCCAAAAACAACCGAGAAAAATACTACCAGCAAATCTGCTTTGCATCTACTACACTTCTGTCTGCTGCAGTACTCCCAGAAAACACTGTGAATGTTGAAAAAGCAATGCCAGAATCAAAATCTGTTGGGGCATACAGCTGGATAGAATGCTCTTCTTCTTGCACTAACTTTACGATTTCATGAGTGACTTTGGCATGTTCTCTGTCAAGAGTTCACAATTTAGCTAGGTAAGGTGATGTAGTTTGGTAGATTTATTATAATAAACATTGACATTTATATAAGGAACCTAGCTTCCTTACTACTGGAAAAAGGTCATAATTTTCACACGCCTTTAATTCCATGGAATAGAAAACTACTGAATATGACTTACAGAAGTAAGTTTCAAAACCTGTTGCATGATCACCTACACATTAGTCTTCAATCACCACTTTCCAGGAACCTAAAAGAACACAGTCCTCTGGTTTAGAGCTGGTCAACAGATCAATAGGAAGTGGTACAAGAAACATCATTTTCCAACAACATAACACCTTGCACAATCTTAATCACTAGCAGCATCAAACAGCAATATTAATCCACCAAAAATTCAACATTTTACACAGTAGCCTGCGTCCAGGAATCCATGATGGAGCTGAGTATGAAGTGCCTTTTAAAGAAGGGAATGTGTATTTCGCCACCCTCATATACAGATCTTGAACTCATTTAGATTTGGTTAAACGAGGAAGATCCCTGAGTTATGCATTAAAGCAGGCTTTTTAActaaattacaaataaatagATAGTAAAATCATTGTCACTGAAGATAATTGTTAAACTTGCCTGAAAGCTttaaaaacaccacaaaaagtAGCTGTAAAGGACAAAAACTCAAGCCATAAAAATTAAGATTGTCACCAAGAACTCTGTGGCTACATCAAATTTTCAACTCTAATGATCTGAAAAACAATAGGATTTGGGCTTGGAATTAAATATAGTGgatgttttgcatttttcttgctcttctgGCTTCTAATCTAAGCTGCCTGGCTCTCTCTTTATCAGCTAGCTCGGCTGcttgtttctcttctctcttccttctcagcCAGCTGTGGAGAGAAAGAGGAGCAGAAGTACTGGCAGTTGTAATTTCAAGTTTTACATTATCCATTCAAAGGAGACTTGTCCCCCACTTAACTGGAGCCCACCATGTCTTGAAGTTGGGTGTCATGGCTGAGACAGTCTAAAAGCCTGCCATACCCAAACACAGAAAGCACTACTTTCCCACCCCAATTCCCCTGCTTTTGTACCCACTTTTACACCCTCCCCTTCTGTTAAACTGGATTAGCTTTATGCTCATTTCATAGACTGAATCAACCCACAGTTGCTCCAGAACAGGCAGCAAGGGTTTGAGGAGAAGATCCCTTTTTTAGCAAAAATAATTAACTCTTTTCAGCTCAGGTTCTGACAAATAATTTCACAGCAGTGAACAAACAGCATCAAGGAACTGATGTATTTTTGTTAGGGTGTAAGTTTAAAAGGGCATAttcatgtgaaaaaaaaccctccaaaacaatGAGGACTTCAGTAGCAAAGATGTACCATAAGATAGCTACAGTTTTGAGATGACAGACTACAAAAGTTTCAAATGTGGTCCCTTAGGAATGACCCTACTCACTCTCTGAAAGCTCTGTCACAATCCTCTGCACTTGTAAAAAAGGCCACTTCCTCAGTTTGGCGTCTCAAGACTTCTATCCGTCTTTCTCTCACATATTGTTGGTGCTTTTTTTTAAGCCATAACCTGTAGGCTTCTTCTGGATCCCTGTGCACCttctaattaataaaaaagacatGTATACACAAGGGTTATCAGTAAATACCCTTTATAATAATCACATTATAATagcttttttttgcattctgcTGGCATCTCCCCTCCATGAAACATGCTTTATAAACACACTAGAGCATATGCTAATTTGGCATAGAATATATACATGAGCAAGCATTCAAAGCactatgttttaaaaagtactGAATTTAGCTTTTCAAGCCCATCACTTTAAGGCAGAAGAATTTTAGAACAGCATCTGAATCTCCAGGTTTTGATCAGGTCACATGCATTAACTGCTTACTAACAAGTTCTGATGGTAAGGAACACACTTCAAAGAGTCTTCTGGCTGCTTGTTCACTCAGGGCTCAGTCAAGGTTTTCTCCTGGTATATGGAAGCATCACTGTAACCCCTGTGATTTTACAGTTAAGTTCATGTGTGCTGCTTCTGCATTGCAAGCCACTCTGCTAAGCAGATAAATCATAAACCCACAAGTCTGCCTCTTCACCGAAAACAATTTAACAAGAACATTTCCCATTGCTGTAAATTTTCATACACTTAGCTAAGAAGGCAGGTTTAGAATTTggtttttctattttaacaaGAGCACTATAGATCCCAGTTCCACATTAGGGAGACCTTACTTTAATGctcagctcttccagctgcttTGCACGACGAATTCGCTTTTCTTGTTGTActtgttctttcttcttctgtaaCCAAGCTCTAAAAACTATTTCATTCTGTCTTCTCCTCATTTCTTCtagttctcttttcttttcttcttccttaaaTGGAAGGAAAACTGAATAAACTTAGTTTTTAAGAGAATTATCTTAATCTGCAAAGACTGTTGCAGGCAACAAGCCATTTGAATTGCATGAGAGACACACTAAAATACAGATGAAACAAGAATACTCAAAGACTGCATCACAGCTGATACAacatttaggaagaaattgCTTGGAGCACTTCTGTTAGTGATATATTCAAACACTTTCAGTCTAATCCGTTTTGTGATGACCTCTATTTCCTCTGGACTCACAGACATTTAAATAGCTTCAGGCAAAAACTCAAAATTAAGTCGGCCCAGTATCTCTGGTTAGCTTAGAATCACTTTAAATCGatacattttagaaataaatgcagCTCTCAGGCTTGATGGACCACTGAACCTTAAAGGATATTTAACAACACATGGATTGCAGGCATTACCTTATAAATAAGGACCTTTTTTCGACATGAAATTGCAATGTATTTACTTAAGGAGTATTAATAGCTTCAGGCTTTTTTCAAGTGTACAAAATGAACTGATATTTACAGAATTGAGGAAAGTTTCTTTTActtattaattacattttagcTAATGTAAGTATCTATAAGGAGGAGAAAAAGTTTCAATTAATGCTTCAGAAAGCTGATTAGGACACTTTTTACCAGGATTTACTGTCTTTGACACAAAAGCTATAATCCCTACTCATTTCAATACTTTGAGAAATCTAATCTTGCAAATAGATGATGTTCCTCCTACCTACACACAACTTCCTTATATCCTCCAAATTACCATTTCTAATTTACTGGAATGAAAGAAACTCCACCAAAATGAAGCAGATAGATTCTAGTAATGTCAAGAAATGTTTAATGTCTGTGAAATCCATCACAGAA harbors:
- the BLZF1 gene encoding golgin-45 isoform X1 — its product is MTSLEKVDYASAPIRGPGDGMETEQTAGAVEVITGANTASHHTHHSPHKKTASSLSPGVLQLGKVHADKSVEIEAIRILVPKAAITHVVPTKNAKVAKSVRHKGDTFHQSDGATDPKKEQIELKTEIEKLKNSEKRLLQDKEGLSNQLRIQTEINRELKKLLVASVGDDLQYHFERMAREKNQLILENEVLGRNMAQLSEQLERMSIQCDVWRSKFLASRVMADELTNTRAILQRQTRDAQSAIQDLLNERDQFCQEMIDTHKLLEELMVSLQWGRQQTYYPSAQPYTTTELAAVNCKLAKTVSSHLLGNVGTNSPKKTSTAVEFCNTPAEKMAEMMLRVLDPAAHPETSTEVSFSETSTPSFLSTKKSIGRFHPYTRYEDVTFNCCNHCQGELIAL
- the BLZF1 gene encoding golgin-45 isoform X2 encodes the protein METEQTAGAVEVITGANTASHHTHHSPHKKTASSLSPGVLQLGKVHADKSVEIEAIRILVPKAAITHVVPTKNAKVAKSVRHKGDTFHQSDGATDPKKEQIELKTEIEKLKNSEKRLLQDKEGLSNQLRIQTEINRELKKLLVASVGDDLQYHFERMAREKNQLILENEVLGRNMAQLSEQLERMSIQCDVWRSKFLASRVMADELTNTRAILQRQTRDAQSAIQDLLNERDQFCQEMIDTHKLLEELMVSLQWGRQQTYYPSAQPYTTTELAAVNCKLAKTVSSHLLGNVGTNSPKKTSTAVEFCNTPAEKMAEMMLRVLDPAAHPETSTEVSFSETSTPSFLSTKKSIGRFHPYTRYEDVTFNCCNHCQGELIAL